The sequence GTCAAGCCGCATCGGATGCCCCGCAGGACGGGCCGGTGACCGGCATGCCCGCCGCGCGGATGCGCCCTTCACGCGGTTCCAAGTAGAATGGGCGCGGGCGGGCGCTGGCGGGCAACGCGGCGGGGGCACTGGCGGCCTATGAAGAGGCCGTGGCGGCGCGGCCGGAGAACGCCGCCGAGCGGAACAACCTGGGCTGGGAGCTGCAGCGCGCGGGCCGGATGGACGAGGCGGAGGCGCAGTACCGCGCCGCGCTGGCGCGCCAGCCGCGCTATGCGCTGGCGATGAACAACCTGGGCAACCTGCTGCTGGCGAAGGGCAACGCGCAGGAGGCGCTGGACTGGTTCCAAAGCGCGCACGCGGCGAACCCCGACGACCCGCACGCGGTGAACAACGCGGCCAACGCGCTGCTGGCGCTGGGGGACGCGGCGGGGGCCGAGGCGCTCTACCGCGAGGCGGCGGAAACGCACTCCGAAAGCGCCGACATCGCCAACAACCTCGGCTGGTGCCTCGCCGGGCAGGGCCGGACCGAGGAGGCCTGCGCCTGGTTCGCCCA is a genomic window of Candidatus Hydrogenedentota bacterium containing:
- a CDS encoding tetratricopeptide repeat protein, whose product is MAARPENAAERNNLGWELQRAGRMDEAEAQYRAALARQPRYALAMNNLGNLLLAKGNAQEALDWFQSAHAANPDDPHAVNNAANALLALGDAAGAEALYREAAETHSESADIANNLGWCLAGQGRTEEACAWFAQALALDPHHARAAANRETLCGGAK